The Dehalococcoidia bacterium region ATCGGGCCGTGCAGGAGGATGGGCGAGGCGCGCTCGACTTCGTCGGCGGGCACGCCGTGGCTCCTGGCGAGGGCAAGGAGGCGATCGTCGCTCTGGGCGCGGGCGATGTCGTGGCCGAGGGCGGCGATGCGCAGGCGCTCGGCGTCGAGGCCGTGGAGGCGCGCGAGCCGCACTGCCTCAGCTTCGACCTCCAGGACGTGTTCGCGCAGGCCCTGCGGAAGGGCCTCGACTGCCTTTCGGAGGCGCTGGACCAGGCTATCGGCGCTCATGCGCGAGGGCGTGGATACCGGGACCGAGCTCCCAACGCTCCCCGTCCCGGGCCCTATCCCTCGGGCCCAAGGCGGCGGCCGCCAAGCAGGTGGAGATGCAGGTGGTAGATGGTCTGGCCACCCTCGTCCCCGACGTTGAAGGTAAGGCGGTAGCCCTTGTCCGCGACGCCAAGCTCTTTCGCCACTTCCGTCGAGGTCGCGAACATGTGCGCAAGAAGTTCGCCGTGCTGGGGCCCGAGGTCGCGCGCTGAGGCGATGTGCTCCTTGGGGATGATCATCACGTGGGTCGGCGCCCGCGGGTGTATGTCCTTGATCACGAAGACCCGGTCGTCTTCGTGCAGCTTCGAGGTGGGAGTTTTGCCGCTGGCCATG contains the following coding sequences:
- a CDS encoding histidine triad nucleotide-binding protein, which codes for MPDDCLFCRMASGKTPTSKLHEDDRVFVIKDIHPRAPTHVMIIPKEHIASARDLGPQHGELLAHMFATSTEVAKELGVADKGYRLTFNVGDEGGQTIYHLHLHLLGGRRLGPEG